aaaatatcaaaccaACTCTAGCATGCAGCCATTTGGatcaaatcatatttaataagGTGAAAGATTTTTTACCAGGACTTTGAAATAATTGAGTCAATTATCGCAAAGGTTGGAAAAGAAGTCTATATCCATATGCAAGcggaaaaaaaatatcttttacagGTTGATAGTGTTGGATTTAGTATAGGTGTTTGGGATTGAAATACTTTTTCTATACTGCTTTGAAGGCTGGACTGGTACCCTATTAAACATTCACTAACTCATTTTTCTCCTCCTCCCTCActcttttacaaattaaattttaatattcaaggatgaatttttggataaaaaagcattttttcaaaatataaattataaacaaggctttaaacaaaaagttatgatttttttcttttttttttggtctggtttatttctggtttatttttgttttgtatttggTTTGTGCCCGAAAAAAAAGCTGGCAACCCTGCCCCAGTAACGGCTTACGGTTGCGCGAATAGGCTTTAAGTACACGCTACGCGATAAGCGCCTTGTCTAACGACAAAATTTTGTAGCTTTTGATTTGTTTGTTgcttgaaactaaatttttgtaattatatttttatttggaaaattttataaatgcattgttgtttatattaattttataattttataagcaaATTTAAAGCATAATTATGGATTTATCAGATCGtgcttctttgttttttaaccGATTTTGGTTATGGAGGTTGTCTAATTTTCCTGAGTTTGCTACCTCTATCGGTTGTCATACCTATGATGATAGACTAGATGAAATGAGTTTAAACTCTTACCAAAGACGAGAAGATGAAGCAAAAGCCATGTACGAAGAATTGCTTGTCATTATCTCTCTTACTAATAATGAAACAGATTCAACTTTGACTCTTAATCTCGACCTTTTAAAGATTGACCTTGAACAATTTTTATCAGGAACCAAATATTGCTCTTATCTTTGGCCATTGAACCAGCTGGAGGGACCTCAATCTGATTTTCCAAGATTACTAAGCTATATGAAAAGAGAATCTCTTTctgatttacaaaaaattattaatcgtATGCGTAAGTTTCCTCAACAAATTGATGAAATAATCTACCTGTTAAAAGAAGGTGTTCGTATTGGAATGACACTCCATGCTCTCTCAGTTAACCCTGTAATAAGTtctttagaaagtttgttaaaagttcCTATcaaaagttcattattttttcaaaattttgaagtaTGCCCAGTAGACATCTCAATCGTTGATTGGGAAAATTGTGTTAATGAAGCTGAAAGTGTTATTGAACatggtttgtattttagttaTAGAAAGTTGCTTTCCtatcttgtaaatttttatttaccaaatACGCGTTTGGATGTTTCTATATCATctgttaaaaatggttttgaattttatgaagCATGCTTAAAATTTCATACATCTACAAGCATATCACCACATGACATTCATGCTATTGGATTAACAgaagttaaaagaattaaaaaaagaatgataaatgttaaaaatatgttaggATTTGAAGGTTCTCTGCAAGATTTCCAAATTTATCTAAAAGAAGATGTTAAGTTTAGCTTTTCTAGTGCTGATGAAATGTTACACTATTACGAGGCCATATGTAAAGagataaaaagtgttttaccaaagtattttacaaaagttCCAAaagcaaattttgttttaaccaAAATGAATGATGTTATAGCTTCTACCATGCCAAATGCCTATTATCTTGCACCTTCTGAAAATTCAAGCAGACCTGGTACATTTTTTGTGAATGCCAGTAAAGTTGAAATGAAAAGAAAGTTTGAAGCTATATCTTTAGCTCTTCATGAGGCTGAGCCCGGACATCATTTGCAAAGTGCTTTGACGATGGAATCTGGTTGTTCAGTTGAGTTTCGTAGGTTTTTAGAAGATCGAAAGTATTATGAATCACCTGCACGATTTGGTTTAAATACAGCATATGTTGAAGGATGGGGTTTGTACTGTGAATTTCTTGGTGAAGAAATGGggttatataaagatttatatgatCTCTATGGAAGATTGTCTAATGAAATGCTTCGCGCTTGTCGCCTTGTTGTTGATACTGGAATTCATGCTTTAGGATGGAGTAGAGATAAAGCCATAGAATACATGACAAAATATACGGCAACTGACTCTCACACAATTTCAACAGAAATTGATCGTTACATTACCTGGCCTGGTCAAGCATGCGGGTATAAAATGGGAGAAatcaaaattaaagaattaagaAATATGGCTGCTGAAAATCTTTGTGAAAAATTTGATCTTAAACAATTTCATGATTTGGTTGCATCTATTGGAGGGGTTCCATTAAACATTCTTGAGAAGCAAATTAAAatctatatacaaaataaactcaaatgacatttttagagttttaaaaagtaatatttgtattttttttaccaataaaggaatttttttaaagaatacacaataaagaaagttttatttagtaatatatgtatttttttttcacagcATAGGAACGTtagcacaataaaaaaataactcaagcttaatgaataagaaaagcccaattatttttttttagttaagtttaaatctttttctcataaaatataagaaaacgAATAATGAAGCTTTTACGTTTTCTTacatcatttaaatttttttaatgaattaaaaatgatttaaagtacAACATAAAACAgctataattaaataagtttgtgtTGGGGAATAACATCTGAACTAAAGCAAcgctatttttttgaaaacagcaTATGGGGGAGGGGTCCTAATATATGGCTAAGTAACGGTAAATGTTATATGAtctttttttagcattaaaaaagaaagtttgaaaaagtACGAAAGTTTGCAACTacgaaaataattaaatagtttttaattcgCCATAAGGGTCAAACCCCGATTGatgtttattttacagtttaaaaGGTTAAACTTTCAAAAGTTCAGTATTTTTGTAAGCAACAggcaaagtttattttttattataatttccagTCTAAATGCCCTTCTTCGTTGTTCAATCTTGGCATTCCATGATATTACTCGACTTTAGCTTGTATGTCTGGTGTTGCGAAAGAAAAACAGGTCCCAGTTGCGTGTGACTAGAACATTGACCTTTTTTGCGCTAAATAGCTCAGTAACCGTCAATGGGTTAGCAACAAGGGgtgtaacttttttattcacTCTCTTAAGAAATTCTGTTTGACAAACTCCGAACTGTTTGAGATTACAATCAACAAAAACAtggtttttatgaaaataatgtCAATGCTGCTGAGGAAATTAAACAGGagtagataaaaaaagaatgtatttaactaatgtaagttttattttttatataaaaaatacaaatcataaagaaatttttaatttaaatttttaaactaactgCTAAAATTTTTCATGTGTCCTTTTCGAAATGACAGGTTCATTTCTCAATGACCATCTACGACATAGATGGTCATTAAGATGCGTAGATTCTACGCCTTTATGGCCATTAAGGACTTTAAACGTGTTTAATATAAAGCAAGGGTTTTCTGTTttgaagaaaatgtttttttatagaaattactTTTGTTTAAGTAACTTGATTTAAACTGGTAacgcatttaacatttttaataaactaaaaaaaacttgaaatctttaattatttaatataataccgTAGATTTATGCTCTAACAAAAAAGACTTATATTACCCTTAACATTTATATTGAAGTATACAAATACAAATCAATCAAAGCTTTATTCGAATTGCCGTGTAAAATCAAAGCTTTAggatcaatttttataaaaagcatctttttttattgtcagtTACTAAGGTATGGCAAacgataaacttttttttaaaaagtacaagTTAACGAGTGTTTTCTGAGGCGAAATTTGACGCAGAATTCAATTCTGGAAAGAGATTGCGGCTAGCATGATAATTTAGGTTAGAAGAgtgcattttttttaagatggaAAAAATAGCCACCGCCTCAAACTTCAAGTATCAAGTATAACTTCAAGTACCTCAACTTTAAACCGCAACCTTTACTGTTAAAAACGATAAGGCGCCAATACAATATTCGATTAACGATTTGTACCCCAACTCACAAATCAATTGAATAACCTTAGACCTTAAAATTCTGCAAGCTATTTAAAAACCATAAACTCGGACcactttaataattaatatcataaatcGCATAAACAAACATTGTGAACAACCGTTGTGTTCTATAGACTGTTTCAAAAAGTTCTAGAGTACCAAAGtactaaagtttcaaaaagttctaaagtaaactttttgaaaagtgtCAACTAGCAAGTGAAACTCGTCAACTAGAGGTAATTAAACGTCAAAAAAAGTAggtaaaaaatatggaaaaacttaggtttttccctgttttttactttcattttttgacGTTTAATTACTTCCAGTTGACGAGTCAAGTAGCCTGTTTCACAGAGTCGACTAGTCTGTTTCACAAGTCTCACAAGTTTCACAGTCTGTTTCACAAGTCTCACAAGTTTCAAGACTAGTCTGTTTCTGAATCAACTAGTCTGTTTCACAAGTCTGTTTCAATGTAGCTGAGAAATCAGCTACTAGCCTCTTAACTTGTCCTACTTCGCAGGAAACCCTTGCCCATTTCCAAAGTTACTTCTTCTCGCTTTCAggtaattctaaaaaatatgaaatcagCAAGTTAGCATTTGTTGTCATAACATTCTAGAAATTACATTCTAGAAATGGCCTGTATTGTTGGAGTTCCATCACGTATTTTTAAGCGATTATCCAGCTTTACGAACTCCGACTCCTATCCGAGATTTGTCAGTGGCGCATACTCAATTTAGCCGTCTGTTTTCTTACTTTCACGATCAGAGTTTTTCCGTACGTCATTAGATTCTGGATTAATGACTGGAGAGAAAAACTCCATCTCTTTTAACTGTCAAATCAATGTATCTGTAATTTCAGTCAAGATAGCAGCAAAAAGCTTTCCTTTGACACTGTTTAAGTCAGTATTGCTTCTTGCTTCTCTCAGTTGTgattatttttctttgaaacaCTCCCGTACACCGCTTCAGCTTGTATCATATTTGGTAGTTCTCGGTTTGTTTATACTTCACTTGTCAGTTCTAAGTATTTCCCTGGTATGAAAAAACCATCTCGCCTACTTCGGCATACAACTCTGAACAGAGAATGAACCAATCATTCTGCAAATAAACTGATACGGCTAAAACTAGCTTGTTCGAGTTTTTGTCAACAAAAATGTCTTGGATTGGTTGCCTACTGATTACACCTTTGTATTCTGTGTATAAGGATACGGAGTGACTAGTATGACTTAGCAAGAGTGGCTTGGCTATGGCAATTTGTTGAagaatatatgtgtgtgtgtgtgtgtgtgtgtgtgtgtgtgtgtgtgtgtgtgtgtgtgtgtgtgtgtgtgtgtgtgtattaaaGTTAACGGAGACGCGAATGCTTTCTGTTCAGCTAAATGTCCAGCAGTTTCTGAACTCCTATTTTCTGCTCGGTGTCGCAAAATACCTTATTTATAGTATGATCGATGTCAAGTAAAACATGCGcgaaatattaaagaaattttttgtcttaaaCACCTAGGTTTTTTAACAATATGCTAAAATCTCCGGAGCGGTCTGACATCTAAAAATCTATAGCACCTCCAAGACAGCCTCCCGGCAACGGCCCATTGCAGGCCCAGTTTTGCTTGCGACTACGGCACGATGACTGGTCCATTATTTGCTAACAGTGCTGATCCGTGACGATTTTCCAACATTCTTTCGTGGTCGCGTGTTAGCATTAAAGCATAACTTTTTACTAATTCATACACTAGCACGTTATTATTAGTCGTTTCTGTGCAAATGTGTTAACCCACATAATTCAAACAGATAAATACTTTTCGAAATATATTCCAACTTATATcgacaaaaataaataagtactTTCGAAATTTGTTGCTAACCAAAAAcgtgttaaaaaataatgaaactataaatgaaaaaatgttatttatagtTCAAGCTGTTATTTATGTAAAGAACTTTTTATACTAAGAATGTTCCTCTAGAGCTTTTTGTCCGCCATttcaaaagctaaaaatatCTTTTCAGTTGATGTTCAACCTTTTCTCCTGATGCTCATGaggtgaaaatttttaatttcacataATCTAAATAACACAAAGTTTAACTATGTGTGACAACATTGTATATATaggatatatttaaatatacaatagtaaataattaaactaaaatgtatgactaaaatgtaatttacactcacacacacacacatatatatacgttagagtaatttaaaaaaaaacatttttttcttaatgctCCGCACCTCAACCCTATTCTATATAATGAAATAACattagatataaaatttaaaagaatatttttcaacataaGACCCTTCAACATAAGACGAGTTATAttatcgaaattttttttttaattgtgtcaACCTGGTACTAAAAAGATGCaaacactaaataaaaatttcaaaaaggataaaaatttatataaaaaacatttgaaaataactattattaagaaactaaatattgacttttttt
The nucleotide sequence above comes from Hydra vulgaris chromosome 09, alternate assembly HydraT2T_AEP. Encoded proteins:
- the LOC100211293 gene encoding uncharacterized protein LOC100211293 — protein: MDLSDRASLFFNRFWLWRLSNFPEFATSIGCHTYDDRLDEMSLNSYQRREDEAKAMYEELLVIISLTNNETDSTLTLNLDLLKIDLEQFLSGTKYCSYLWPLNQLEGPQSDFPRLLSYMKRESLSDLQKIINRMRKFPQQIDEIIYLLKEGVRIGMTLHALSVNPVISSLESLLKVPIKSSLFFQNFEVCPVDISIVDWENCVNEAESVIEHGLYFSYRKLLSYLVNFYLPNTRLDVSISSVKNGFEFYEACLKFHTSTSISPHDIHAIGLTEVKRIKKRMINVKNMLGFEGSLQDFQIYLKEDVKFSFSSADEMLHYYEAICKEIKSVLPKYFTKVPKANFVLTKMNDVIASTMPNAYYLAPSENSSRPGTFFVNASKVEMKRKFEAISLALHEAEPGHHLQSALTMESGCSVEFRRFLEDRKYYESPARFGLNTAYVEGWGLYCEFLGEEMGLYKDLYDLYGRLSNEMLRACRLVVDTGIHALGWSRDKAIEYMTKYTATDSHTISTEIDRYITWPGQACGYKMGEIKIKELRNMAAENLCEKFDLKQFHDLVASIGGVPLNILEKQIKIYIQNKLK